One Aegilops tauschii subsp. strangulata cultivar AL8/78 chromosome 7, Aet v6.0, whole genome shotgun sequence genomic window carries:
- the LOC109732199 gene encoding growth-regulating factor 2 isoform X1, with amino-acid sequence MMLGGHGGGGGGRCLFTASQWRELEHQALIYKYMAAGSQVPHELVLPLRHRDAAAFAAIDTVPSLACYPPPQPSLGWGLYGAGAQYARKPEDPEPGRCRRTDGKKWRCSREAYGESKYCDRHMHRGKNRSRKPVEPMSSSSVSSPAASYRQTALSMSPPTPADTPTYGHGHGHDHLRAAAGQSQSQINPLQLHLDTPSPPPSYHRYAPAQQYGGSFFQNRQQVQEEAEAEARRRQHFLALGADLSLDKPDATTAASSTTEEKPLRRFFDEWPRDGNAVEGRPWNMGHRDETLLSMSIPTTTATHPDLAAASRYHHHHNADE; translated from the exons ATGATGCTGGgagggcacggcggcggcggcggcgggaggtgCCTGTTCACGGCGTCGCAGTGGCGGGAGCTGGAGCACCAGGCGCTCATCTACAAGTACATGGCCGCCGGCTCGCAGGTGCCCCACGAGCTGGTCctcccgctccgccaccgcgacGCTGCCGCCTTCGCCGCCATCGACACCGTCCCCTCCCTCGCCTGCTACCCTCCTCCGCAGCCATCCC TGGGGTGGGGGCTCTACGGGGCGGGGGCGCAGTACGCGCGGAAGCCGGAGGACCCGGAGCCGGGGCGGTGCCGGCGGACGGACGGCAAGAAGTGGCGCTGCTCCAGGGAGGCGTACGGGGAGTCCAAGTACTGCGACAGGCACATGCACCGCGGCAAGAACCGTTCAAGAAAGCCTGTGGAACCGATGTCCTCCTCCTCCGTCTCCTCCCCGGCCGCCTCCTACCGCCAGACCGCCCTCTCCATGTCGCCCCCCACGCCGGCCGACACGCCCACCTACGGCCACGGCCACGGCCACGACCACCTCCGCGCAGCTGCTGGTCAGAGTCAGAGCCAGATAAACCCTCTCCAGCTCCACCTCGacaccccgtcgcccccgccgtcCTACCACAGGTACGCGCCGGCGCAGCAGTACGGGGGCTCCTTCTTCCAGAACAGGCAGCAGGtgcaggaggaggcggaggcggaggcgaggcggcggcagcACTTCCTGGCTCTCGGCGCCGACCTGAGCCTGGACAAGCCCGACGCCACCACCGCGGCGTCCTCGACAACCGAGGAGAAGCCGCTGCGGCGCTTCTTCGACGAGTGGCCGCGCGACGGGAACGCCGTCGAGGGTCGGCCCTGGAATATGGGCCACCGGGACGAGACGCTGCTCTCCATGTCCATCCCCACGACGACGGCCACGCAccccgacctcgccgccgcctcgcgctaccaccaccaccacaacG CAGATGAATAA
- the LOC109732199 gene encoding growth-regulating factor 2 isoform X2, with amino-acid sequence MMLGGHGGGGGGRCLFTASQWRELEHQALIYKYMAAGSQVPHELVLPLRHRDAAAFAAIDTVPSLACYPPPQPSLGWGLYGAGAQYARKPEDPEPGRCRRTDGKKWRCSREAYGESKYCDRHMHRGKNRSRKPVEPMSSSSVSSPAASYRQTALSMSPPTPADTPTYGHGHGHDHLRAAAGQSQSQINPLQLHLDTPSPPPSYHRYAPAQQYGGSFFQNRQQVQEEAEAEARRRQHFLALGADLSLDKPDATTAASSTTEEKPLRRFFDEWPRDGNAVEGRPWNMGHRDETLLSMSIPTTTATHPDLAAASRYHHHHNDE; translated from the exons ATGATGCTGGgagggcacggcggcggcggcggcgggaggtgCCTGTTCACGGCGTCGCAGTGGCGGGAGCTGGAGCACCAGGCGCTCATCTACAAGTACATGGCCGCCGGCTCGCAGGTGCCCCACGAGCTGGTCctcccgctccgccaccgcgacGCTGCCGCCTTCGCCGCCATCGACACCGTCCCCTCCCTCGCCTGCTACCCTCCTCCGCAGCCATCCC TGGGGTGGGGGCTCTACGGGGCGGGGGCGCAGTACGCGCGGAAGCCGGAGGACCCGGAGCCGGGGCGGTGCCGGCGGACGGACGGCAAGAAGTGGCGCTGCTCCAGGGAGGCGTACGGGGAGTCCAAGTACTGCGACAGGCACATGCACCGCGGCAAGAACCGTTCAAGAAAGCCTGTGGAACCGATGTCCTCCTCCTCCGTCTCCTCCCCGGCCGCCTCCTACCGCCAGACCGCCCTCTCCATGTCGCCCCCCACGCCGGCCGACACGCCCACCTACGGCCACGGCCACGGCCACGACCACCTCCGCGCAGCTGCTGGTCAGAGTCAGAGCCAGATAAACCCTCTCCAGCTCCACCTCGacaccccgtcgcccccgccgtcCTACCACAGGTACGCGCCGGCGCAGCAGTACGGGGGCTCCTTCTTCCAGAACAGGCAGCAGGtgcaggaggaggcggaggcggaggcgaggcggcggcagcACTTCCTGGCTCTCGGCGCCGACCTGAGCCTGGACAAGCCCGACGCCACCACCGCGGCGTCCTCGACAACCGAGGAGAAGCCGCTGCGGCGCTTCTTCGACGAGTGGCCGCGCGACGGGAACGCCGTCGAGGGTCGGCCCTGGAATATGGGCCACCGGGACGAGACGCTGCTCTCCATGTCCATCCCCACGACGACGGCCACGCAccccgacctcgccgccgcctcgcgctaccaccaccaccacaacG ATGAATAA